In Sphingobacteriaceae bacterium, one DNA window encodes the following:
- a CDS encoding flagellar protein FlaG: MPALPLNKSAEGTPAGPAAGIRAAPAPVAAGHEERHVPHIFSFRVRINEEIGRITVEMLDPATGEVVRQIPPEELERFLAAMQRHIGQLLDRHV; the protein is encoded by the coding sequence ATGCCGGCCCTTCCCCTGAACAAAAGCGCCGAAGGGACCCCAGCCGGCCCCGCAGCCGGAATTAGGGCCGCCCCTGCGCCGGTGGCCGCAGGCCATGAAGAGCGCCATGTCCCTCACATATTCAGCTTTCGCGTGCGGATTAACGAAGAAATAGGCAGGATCACCGTGGAGATGCTGGACCCGGCTACAGGTGAAGTGGTGCGGCAGATTCCACCGGAGGAGTTGGAACGGTTCCTGGCTGCCATGCAGAGGCACATCGGGCAGCTGCTGGACCGGCATGTATAG